A genome region from Candidatus Paceibacterota bacterium includes the following:
- a CDS encoding transposase codes for MTTPIEGTKSAEIGGSTLTFESANNCAQVSRGRVAEKKVDVVGIATKLNNRTADAINNASKHLTNKRKVGKKLPAELRAKDDAHTKMVDTVTCCIKIKCPDFLRPVLDSLVPKARACVDRMLAHRDQSSSKYYHEIPSAISKSLIAKYQRNKKCKSVTNLVLPISGDKGRQIKLEAGGLRIPALFKKEILPVIWLRLPVGFIRSAEFFMRKGGWYAAVCYNAKADKQFVCTGTVGVDRNSVGAVATLADPQSGKVLHLGFNPAKTKEVWRGRKANLQGLGKKRLLHEIRNKQSRRTKYENHVVSKQIVDYAAKHRRCINVEKLENVRKGKIRRYSESSQWSFYQLLQFILYKAALRGVMVLEVDSAYTSQECSRCHQLTKPNGKSYRCGHCGHNDHRDANAAFNVAGRAMPIGGVVGDSVRSDSGLLVVPFLGTEVQQCN; via the coding sequence ATGACGACCCCAATAGAAGGAACCAAATCGGCTGAGATAGGCGGAAGCACTCTTACTTTTGAGAGTGCCAACAACTGCGCTCAAGTTAGCCGTGGGAGGGTAGCGGAGAAGAAAGTGGATGTGGTCGGCATCGCCACCAAACTCAACAACCGCACAGCCGATGCTATCAACAACGCCAGTAAGCATCTCACGAATAAACGGAAGGTCGGCAAGAAGCTTCCTGCGGAACTTCGTGCAAAAGACGACGCGCACACAAAGATGGTAGACACAGTGACTTGCTGTATCAAAATCAAGTGCCCCGATTTTCTTCGTCCCGTACTTGATTCCTTGGTACCCAAGGCTCGTGCCTGCGTTGATAGAATGCTCGCTCATCGCGACCAGTCCTCTAGTAAATATTATCACGAGATACCGAGCGCAATCAGCAAGAGTCTGATTGCGAAGTACCAAAGAAATAAGAAATGCAAATCGGTAACCAACCTCGTGTTGCCTATCTCCGGAGACAAAGGCAGGCAGATTAAGTTGGAAGCAGGCGGGTTGAGAATCCCTGCACTATTCAAAAAAGAAATTCTGCCCGTTATATGGTTGCGACTGCCTGTAGGATTCATCCGTAGTGCAGAATTTTTTATGCGCAAAGGCGGGTGGTACGCAGCAGTTTGCTACAACGCAAAAGCGGATAAGCAGTTCGTGTGCACGGGAACAGTGGGCGTTGACCGTAACTCGGTTGGTGCTGTCGCAACGTTGGCAGACCCACAAAGCGGGAAAGTTTTGCATCTTGGTTTCAACCCAGCAAAGACAAAAGAAGTCTGGAGGGGGCGGAAAGCAAATTTGCAGGGTCTTGGGAAGAAGCGTCTTCTTCACGAGATTCGTAATAAGCAATCAAGACGCACGAAGTACGAAAATCATGTCGTGTCCAAGCAGATTGTGGACTACGCCGCGAAACATCGTCGGTGCATTAACGTAGAGAAATTGGAGAACGTCAGGAAGGGGAAGATTCGCCGTTATAGCGAGTCGTCTCAGTGGTCTTTCTATCAGTTGCTTCAATTCATTCTCTACAAAGCCGCTTTGCGCGGGGTAATGGTGCTGGAAGTAGATTCTGCGTATACATCGCAGGAGTGCTCCCGATGCCATCAGTTAACCAAGCCCAACGGTAAGTCATATCGTTGTGGACATTGCGGACACAATGACCACCGAGACGCTAACGCGGCATTTAACGTCGCAGGACGCGCGATGCCTATCGGTGGAGTAGTCGGAGACTCAGTGCGCTCCGATTCGGGCCTATTGGTAGTCCCGTTTCTGGGAACCGAGGTGCAGCAATGCAACTAG
- a CDS encoding glycosyltransferase family A protein, whose product MNLSNITIGITSFLRHGYLRQSLHGIRINFSDCRWLVADDSDVPPPLSSEEMVRLSFDSGLGAKRNALIENTKTEYLLLASDDFVFDEESRMGVELLKMTLDRNPEVSVAAGRVNDRPYEGFLEYSRGTYLKEILFDGDKNPLYNTDPNCYKVDIAANYFLARTHRLIHWPESIKIGGEHGLWFLRMKQAGRIVVWVPGVNIQTQENNPSKKDSRYDMLRRRCWDGHNKMKQILEIKKYIDFFGIET is encoded by the coding sequence ATGAATCTTTCTAATATAACTATAGGCATAACATCATTTCTTCGTCACGGATATTTGCGACAATCTTTGCATGGTATCAGAATAAATTTCTCTGATTGCAGGTGGCTTGTGGCGGACGATTCAGACGTTCCGCCGCCTTTGTCTAGTGAAGAAATGGTACGTTTAAGCTTCGATTCGGGCTTAGGCGCAAAAAGAAACGCTCTAATTGAAAATACCAAGACTGAATATTTACTTCTAGCGAGCGACGATTTTGTTTTCGATGAAGAATCTAGAATGGGCGTTGAGTTACTCAAAATGACTTTAGACCGAAATCCCGAAGTGAGCGTAGCGGCAGGCAGAGTAAATGATAGACCGTATGAGGGGTTTCTTGAGTATTCTAGAGGAACTTACCTAAAAGAGATTTTGTTTGATGGCGATAAAAATCCGCTTTACAATACCGACCCCAACTGCTATAAGGTAGATATTGCAGCTAACTATTTTTTGGCGCGAACGCATCGGTTGATTCATTGGCCCGAATCAATTAAAATAGGCGGAGAGCATGGTCTGTGGTTTTTAAGAATGAAGCAGGCGGGCAGAATAGTTGTTTGGGTTCCCGGAGTGAACATACAAACACAGGAAAATAATCCTAGCAAAAAAGATTCAAGATATGATATGCTTCGTCGTAGATGTTGGGACGGCCACAATAAAATGAAGCAAATTTTGGAGATAAAGAAATACATAGATTTTTTTGGTATCGAGACATAG
- a CDS encoding metallophosphoesterase, which yields MKTWLITDTHLNHNNIKTYCQRPDDHTERIDANIRRMVSPNDILIHLGDIGIGKTDVFMPTVQKWPGKKWLIRGNHDTKSCQWYVQNGFDMACDGLIYRGAWLTHKPWRAPLPRGTHINIHGHLHNVWDGFLADDPEKQKDEFFISAKKGKLLYPWQRLLAVEYTNYMPVEFDKFVAKGWAWRR from the coding sequence ATGAAAACTTGGCTAATTACTGATACTCACTTGAACCACAACAATATTAAGACCTATTGTCAGCGACCGGATGACCATACGGAACGTATTGATGCCAACATTCGTCGAATGGTGAGTCCGAATGATATTTTGATTCATTTGGGCGATATAGGAATAGGCAAAACTGACGTATTTATGCCGACTGTGCAAAAATGGCCGGGCAAGAAGTGGCTCATTCGCGGGAACCACGACACAAAATCGTGCCAATGGTATGTACAAAATGGATTCGATATGGCTTGCGACGGACTGATTTATCGCGGCGCTTGGCTTACGCATAAACCGTGGCGAGCGCCTTTGCCTCGCGGTACTCATATCAATATTCACGGACATTTACACAATGTTTGGGATGGATTTCTTGCCGACGACCCCGAAAAACAAAAAGATGAGTTTTTTATTTCGGCCAAAAAAGGAAAACTTTTATATCCTTGGCAAAGATTGCTTGCCGTGGAGTACACCAATTATATGCCCGTAGAATTTGATAAATTCGTGGCGAAAGGATGGGCGTGGAGAAGATGA
- a CDS encoding IMP dehydrogenase, which translates to MRLIQDTKLDFQDVLLVPKRSTIQSRKEINLLRTFKFRYVDWTWTGVPIISSNMTSVTTIEVARVMSERGMLACMPKNFNGSSSINSDFLIKSIGLNSFVSNINYDCCFLCLDVPNGYIESVVDKVREIRSEFRDVVIMAGNVVTPEMTEALILAGADIVKVGIGSGAACSTRIKTGVGYPQLSAVIECADAAHGLGGHIISDGGCGTPGDVVKAFAAGADFVMLGAMLASHDENGTEFYGMASEKGATEIAGGLKNYRASEGWEFNLPRRGPLENTLQEITGGIRSACAYVGAKNIKDLPKCATFVRVNRIANSSLWEHRI; encoded by the coding sequence GTGAGATTAATACAAGACACAAAATTGGATTTTCAAGATGTGCTTCTAGTTCCGAAACGCTCTACAATTCAGAGTCGGAAAGAAATAAATCTGTTGCGAACCTTTAAATTTCGCTACGTTGATTGGACGTGGACAGGAGTGCCAATCATTTCGTCCAATATGACTTCGGTCACGACTATTGAAGTTGCGCGGGTTATGTCGGAGCGCGGCATGTTAGCCTGTATGCCGAAGAATTTTAACGGCTCATCTTCGATTAATTCGGATTTTCTAATCAAAAGTATAGGTCTCAATTCCTTTGTTTCTAATATTAATTACGATTGTTGTTTTTTATGTTTGGATGTACCGAACGGCTACATAGAATCGGTTGTGGATAAAGTTCGTGAAATCAGGTCTGAATTTAGAGATGTTGTAATCATGGCTGGAAATGTCGTCACTCCAGAAATGACCGAAGCCTTAATTCTAGCGGGAGCCGACATCGTGAAAGTAGGAATAGGAAGCGGAGCAGCTTGTTCGACCCGTATTAAAACTGGCGTCGGGTACCCACAATTAAGCGCAGTAATTGAATGTGCCGATGCGGCCCACGGTCTCGGCGGCCACATCATCTCGGACGGCGGATGTGGTACACCAGGAGATGTCGTGAAAGCTTTTGCCGCTGGAGCGGATTTTGTTATGCTTGGCGCAATGCTGGCCAGTCACGATGAAAACGGCACCGAATTTTACGGTATGGCATCAGAAAAAGGCGCTACCGAGATAGCTGGTGGCCTTAAAAACTACAGGGCTTCGGAAGGATGGGAATTTAATTTACCTCGGCGCGGTCCGCTAGAAAACACTCTTCAAGAAATTACAGGCGGCATTCGGTCGGCCTGTGCCTATGTCGGGGCTAAAAACATAAAAGACTTGCCTAAATGCGCGACATTTGTTAGGGTAAATAGGATAGCCAACAGCAGTTTGTGGGAACACCGAATTTAA
- a CDS encoding DUF4326 domain-containing protein: MNIKKESCDIPVCRPTIFGNFMGFGNPRKNAVEAFALYFYSEDGRKLREKALKEIPENAKIGCYCSPEPCHADIIAGYLNWKRSLQFFCYALRGRLEK, translated from the coding sequence GTGAACATTAAAAAAGAGTCTTGCGATATTCCCGTGTGCCGACCCACAATTTTTGGTAATTTTATGGGTTTTGGAAACCCTAGAAAAAACGCGGTGGAAGCCTTTGCTTTATACTTTTATTCGGAAGACGGACGTAAATTGCGAGAAAAGGCATTAAAGGAAATACCGGAAAATGCCAAAATAGGGTGCTACTGTTCGCCGGAACCGTGTCATGCCGACATCATTGCGGGCTATTTAAATTGGAAGCGGAGCCTTCAGTTCTTTTGTTATGCCCTAAGAGGACGATTGGAGAAATAA
- a CDS encoding DNA cytosine methyltransferase — translation METLNELALFAGAGGGILGGKLLGWKTVCAVEIEPYPASILIKRQNEGFLKSFPIWDDVRSFDGRPWKEIVDVVSAGFPCQDISVAGKGAGISGKQSGLWKEAARIVGEVRPGFAFLENSPALTSRGLDVVLGDLAEMGYDAEWCVLGGSDVGAWHQRKRIWILAADNRQERVQRFVSKKIPWKHRVPWCQDVRGIEDLRKRTDIYSPQLCRGSNGVADYVDRISAIGNGQIPTVAASAFSILINRFVRER, via the coding sequence ATGGAGACCCTTAATGAGTTGGCACTTTTCGCGGGCGCTGGTGGAGGAATACTTGGCGGAAAACTCCTGGGATGGAAAACTGTCTGCGCTGTTGAAATCGAACCCTACCCTGCAAGTATTCTTATCAAAAGACAGAATGAAGGATTTCTCAAATCCTTCCCTATTTGGGACGACGTTAGAAGTTTTGACGGACGACCTTGGAAAGAAATTGTTGACGTGGTTTCTGCGGGCTTCCCGTGTCAGGATATTAGTGTCGCAGGAAAAGGAGCGGGAATCTCAGGAAAACAAAGCGGCTTGTGGAAAGAAGCAGCCAGAATTGTTGGTGAAGTACGACCTGGATTCGCGTTCTTGGAAAACAGTCCCGCGCTTACCAGTCGAGGACTCGACGTTGTTCTTGGGGACTTGGCCGAAATGGGGTACGATGCGGAATGGTGTGTGCTCGGAGGCTCCGATGTTGGAGCTTGGCATCAAAGAAAACGCATCTGGATTCTCGCTGCCGACAATAGGCAAGAACGAGTTCAAAGGTTCGTCTCGAAAAAGATACCGTGGAAGCACAGAGTACCGTGGTGCCAAGATGTCCGAGGGATTGAGGATTTGCGAAAACGAACCGATATATACTCACCCCAACTTTGCAGAGGAAGCAATGGGGTGGCCGATTACGTGGACAGAATCTCGGCCATTGGAAACGGACAGATTCCAACAGTGGCTGCGAGCGCATTCAGTATTTTAATCAATAGATTTGTCAGGGAACGGTGA
- a CDS encoding putative peptidoglycan-binding domain-containing protein, giving the protein MADFEPIVRWVLFQEDDKKEPGKIVDLGDGAGLTRLGITQRYHANDVPSEYFTTMPFAQAVAYAKSVYKKFYWVPIRGDEIQSDIVAAPVFSLAVNNSPSGAVRVLQKVLDIKQDGICGPITINTCNSKQPEIVASMFRAEWEDFYRQIAAYNNQNKFLSGWLARVYFPYPSPVPQIYD; this is encoded by the coding sequence ATGGCCGACTTTGAACCTATTGTTAGGTGGGTTCTTTTCCAAGAAGACGATAAAAAAGAACCAGGTAAAATCGTGGATTTAGGGGACGGGGCAGGATTAACTCGGCTTGGAATTACTCAGCGTTATCATGCTAATGATGTTCCTTCCGAATACTTTACTACAATGCCGTTTGCCCAAGCCGTAGCTTACGCCAAATCGGTGTACAAGAAATTTTATTGGGTGCCCATACGAGGAGATGAAATTCAATCCGATATTGTGGCCGCTCCCGTGTTTAGTTTGGCTGTAAATAATTCTCCATCCGGTGCCGTTCGTGTTTTACAAAAAGTTTTGGACATAAAACAGGATGGAATTTGCGGACCGATTACCATTAACACTTGTAACTCCAAACAGCCTGAAATAGTGGCTTCAATGTTTCGAGCGGAGTGGGAGGATTTTTATAGACAGATAGCCGCATATAATAATCAAAATAAATTTTTATCGGGTTGGCTTGCCAGAGTTTATTTTCCGTATCCGTCGCCCGTGCCCCAAATTTATGATTAA
- a CDS encoding peptidyl-tRNA hydrolase, translating to MEKRQLYVVVANSIETDFGKIKQPKGRQTAQAAHAAAAFCFEYGKLLNAYTTTIIILQARDSAELQHIMRLAKTKKLRHVAFYDENLSAYGDGQFLTAVAICGLPKQVQGVIDYLPLWS from the coding sequence ATGGAAAAAAGACAGCTTTACGTAGTGGTGGCTAATTCAATAGAAACGGATTTCGGGAAGATAAAGCAACCCAAAGGACGGCAAACGGCTCAGGCCGCGCATGCCGCTGCGGCTTTTTGTTTTGAATATGGTAAATTATTAAATGCTTATACTACAACAATAATAATTTTACAAGCAAGAGATTCGGCAGAATTGCAGCATATTATGCGTTTAGCCAAAACAAAAAAGCTGCGTCACGTCGCATTTTATGACGAAAATTTATCCGCCTACGGCGACGGACAGTTTTTAACTGCCGTGGCCATATGCGGATTGCCAAAACAGGTTCAGGGTGTCATCGATTATTTGCCGCTTTGGAGTTAA